A region from the Bdellovibrio bacteriovorus genome encodes:
- a CDS encoding penicillin-binding transpeptidase domain-containing protein, producing the protein MKSRIVIIFVGILVLWSALILRAGYLQFLPNDRLNSLQNRQFQTKVTLQARRGAIVDSNGRDLAMSAAAYSLYADPKIIENRKVAAKKLAKALNQSYESVYSKIKDGSRRFVWIQRMLDQATADEIKSWDIRGLSFVEEWRRVYPNETLLAQTLGFLGIEGQGLEGLELGYNQLLAGNQKKVSVKRDARGRPLINDGLMFIENPEGSELRLTVDSELQYRLESELANAVSTFEADHAVGVILEAKTSAVLALASAPTFDVNKAMKAPGEHRRNKIVTDAFEPGSTMKTFVIAAALRDGLIQPNTKFYCEKGSFKVGDRIIREAETKEKFEDLTVSEILAVSSNVGTTKIAFKMGSDKLRQGLLDFGFGQRLGVDLPGEARGMVQALPWRQHLLSNISFGHGISATPLQVANAFAAIANGGVLNTPYIVHSIRDAETGELKETEVKPIRRVLTAEQAAQMRAMLVGVTTTGGTGGNARVDGFMVGGKTGTAQKVNPNGRGYLKGAYISSFGGFIPANDPKFVIYVAVDSPRKAYYGATVAAPLFSRLASYAVRKEGIAPLPMAEVSTVDKKVRRIAAEPKPVVKIPPKEVLTATELDKVTEVATGETVPNLKNMTTREVLRRINGQDLKVKFVGQGVVADTIPDAGSMVPETKEITVIMK; encoded by the coding sequence TTGAAATCACGTATTGTCATCATCTTTGTAGGTATTTTAGTTCTGTGGTCGGCGTTGATCCTGCGTGCGGGTTACTTGCAATTCCTTCCTAATGACAGATTAAACTCTTTGCAAAATAGACAGTTTCAAACCAAGGTCACTTTGCAGGCGCGCCGAGGGGCCATCGTTGATAGCAATGGTCGTGACTTGGCCATGTCGGCGGCGGCTTATTCTCTTTATGCCGATCCAAAAATTATCGAAAACCGCAAAGTCGCAGCAAAGAAATTAGCGAAGGCTTTAAATCAATCTTATGAATCTGTGTATTCGAAGATTAAAGATGGCAGTCGTCGTTTCGTTTGGATTCAGCGCATGTTGGATCAAGCGACCGCAGATGAAATTAAATCATGGGATATTCGCGGTCTTTCGTTTGTCGAAGAGTGGCGCCGTGTGTACCCGAACGAAACTTTATTGGCTCAGACTTTGGGTTTCTTGGGGATTGAAGGTCAGGGGCTTGAAGGTTTAGAGCTTGGTTACAATCAACTTCTTGCGGGCAACCAAAAGAAAGTATCCGTGAAGCGCGATGCCCGCGGACGTCCTTTGATCAATGACGGTTTGATGTTCATTGAAAACCCTGAAGGCAGTGAACTTCGTCTGACGGTGGATTCAGAACTTCAGTACCGACTTGAAAGTGAACTTGCGAATGCGGTTTCTACATTCGAAGCCGATCACGCGGTGGGTGTGATCTTAGAAGCAAAAACGTCGGCGGTTTTAGCGTTGGCCTCTGCGCCGACCTTTGATGTTAACAAAGCAATGAAGGCTCCTGGTGAGCATCGTCGTAACAAAATCGTGACGGACGCGTTTGAACCGGGTTCGACGATGAAGACTTTCGTGATCGCGGCCGCTTTGCGTGACGGATTGATTCAGCCAAATACAAAATTTTATTGTGAAAAAGGAAGCTTCAAAGTCGGTGATCGCATCATCCGCGAAGCTGAAACAAAAGAAAAGTTTGAAGATCTGACAGTGAGTGAAATTCTTGCGGTCTCTTCAAACGTCGGAACAACTAAGATCGCGTTTAAAATGGGGTCAGACAAACTTCGCCAAGGTCTTTTAGATTTCGGCTTTGGGCAAAGACTGGGTGTGGATCTTCCGGGCGAAGCGCGCGGCATGGTGCAGGCTCTTCCGTGGAGACAGCACTTGCTCAGTAATATTTCTTTTGGTCATGGTATCTCTGCGACTCCTTTGCAAGTGGCCAATGCCTTTGCTGCCATTGCAAATGGTGGTGTGTTGAACACTCCGTACATCGTTCACAGCATTCGTGATGCTGAAACAGGAGAGCTTAAAGAGACTGAAGTGAAGCCCATTCGACGTGTCTTGACGGCAGAGCAAGCGGCGCAAATGCGGGCGATGCTTGTTGGGGTGACGACGACAGGGGGAACGGGTGGCAACGCTCGTGTCGATGGTTTCATGGTCGGCGGAAAAACCGGGACGGCTCAGAAAGTCAATCCGAACGGACGTGGTTACTTAAAAGGCGCTTACATTTCTAGCTTCGGCGGATTCATTCCGGCAAATGACCCCAAGTTTGTGATTTACGTCGCCGTGGATTCTCCTCGCAAAGCTTATTATGGCGCGACAGTGGCGGCTCCGTTATTCTCGCGATTGGCTTCTTATGCGGTTCGCAAAGAAGGTATTGCTCCACTTCCGATGGCTGAGGTTTCGACTGTTGATAAAAAGGTGCGTCGTATTGCCGCTGAACCTAAACCAGTTGTGAAAATCCCACCGAAAGAAGTGTTAACCGCGACAGAGTTAGATAAAGTCACGGAAGTGGCGACAGGGGAAACTGTTCCGAACTTAAAGAACATGACCACACGTGAAGTTCTTCGCCGTATCAACGGTCAAGACTTGAAAGTGAAATTCGTCGGTCAGGGAGTCGTCGCCGATACCATTCCCGATGCGGGATCGATGGTTCCGGAAACAAAAGAGATCACGGTTATAATGAAATAA
- the rsmH gene encoding 16S rRNA (cytosine(1402)-N(4))-methyltransferase RsmH, whose amino-acid sequence MKKYKPKSGERVEIKEEVIPPKVELPFEFSPEHYPVLLQEVLAAFYPYREKESPTYFDGTFGRGGHYSAMRYVIPQMKATVMDQDLAAIGYAKTRFQTEVEQGQLKIIHGNFSQFSEHNLNNFDMMLLDLGVSSPQLDQAERGFSFYHDGPLDMRMNQQQGMTAEMLVNTASEDELIRIFREYGEVYRPARVVRAIVNDRKTKAFQSTSQLAGLIERVDGWQIKGHHPATKYFMALRLAVNSELEVVEQALPAMMKALNPGGRLAVISFHSLEDRIVKNIFKEAEDLGRSVYKKVIVPTQEECDKNSRSRSAKLRVFERSAQDELGKL is encoded by the coding sequence ATGAAAAAGTACAAACCGAAATCCGGCGAAAGAGTAGAGATCAAAGAAGAAGTGATCCCGCCCAAAGTCGAGCTGCCTTTTGAGTTCTCGCCTGAGCATTATCCCGTTTTGCTGCAAGAAGTGTTAGCCGCCTTTTATCCTTATCGCGAAAAAGAAAGTCCAACGTACTTCGATGGAACTTTTGGACGTGGAGGTCACTACTCGGCCATGCGCTATGTGATTCCCCAGATGAAAGCCACGGTCATGGACCAAGATCTAGCAGCGATTGGTTACGCGAAAACGCGCTTCCAGACGGAAGTCGAGCAGGGCCAGTTAAAGATAATACATGGAAATTTCTCTCAATTTTCAGAACATAATCTAAATAACTTTGATATGATGCTCTTAGATCTAGGTGTGAGCTCTCCGCAATTAGACCAGGCCGAACGAGGCTTTAGTTTTTATCACGATGGCCCCCTAGATATGCGAATGAATCAGCAACAAGGAATGACAGCAGAGATGCTTGTGAATACGGCTTCAGAGGATGAACTCATTCGAATCTTCAGAGAGTACGGCGAAGTGTATCGTCCGGCTCGTGTCGTACGCGCGATTGTTAACGATCGCAAAACCAAAGCATTCCAATCAACCAGTCAGCTTGCGGGCCTCATTGAACGCGTTGATGGCTGGCAGATCAAAGGTCATCATCCCGCTACAAAATATTTTATGGCTTTGCGCCTGGCAGTGAATTCGGAACTGGAAGTTGTCGAACAAGCTTTGCCTGCGATGATGAAAGCTTTAAATCCCGGTGGCCGTTTGGCCGTCATTTCTTTCCATTCTTTAGAAGATCGTATTGTGAAAAACATCTTCAAAGAGGCGGAAGATCTAGGTAGATCCGTTTATAAAAAAGTGATCGTTCCCACTCAGGAAGAGTGTGACAAAAACTCTCGCTCGCGTTCTGCGAAGTTGAGAGTCTTCGAGAGGAGTGCTCAGGATGAGCTCGGAAAACTTTAG
- a CDS encoding uracil phosphoribosyltransferase → MGFHQELGHKYGSQVHIIDSPFLSGLLARLCSPDCYQPEINRIVEVLYTHLISIIMNNEFKLENFTQPTRMTDVHPDKKLQGVRLSAEQKAVSVNLARAGTYPSHICYNALHFSLKPQNVRQDHIFAARVTNNKDKVTGAEFGGMKIGGDVKDAHVIFPDPMGATGNTMITAVDHYKTHIEGPAKKFIALNLIVTPEYLKNVLTAHPDVVIYALRLDRGLSSAAVLEAIPGEFWDQERGLNDKQYIVPGGGGFGEIMNNSFV, encoded by the coding sequence ATGGGATTTCATCAGGAACTGGGACACAAATACGGGTCTCAGGTGCACATCATTGACAGTCCTTTTCTGAGTGGTCTTCTAGCCCGCTTGTGCTCTCCGGACTGCTATCAACCCGAAATCAACCGCATCGTGGAAGTGCTTTACACTCACTTGATATCTATCATCATGAACAATGAATTTAAGTTGGAAAACTTCACGCAGCCCACGCGTATGACGGATGTTCATCCCGATAAAAAGCTTCAGGGCGTGCGTCTGTCGGCAGAGCAAAAGGCAGTCAGTGTGAACCTGGCACGTGCGGGTACTTACCCCAGCCATATTTGCTACAATGCTCTGCATTTTTCCTTAAAACCGCAGAACGTCCGCCAAGATCATATCTTTGCGGCGCGGGTGACGAACAACAAGGACAAGGTCACGGGAGCCGAGTTCGGCGGTATGAAAATCGGGGGTGATGTGAAAGACGCCCATGTCATTTTCCCCGACCCGATGGGTGCCACGGGCAATACAATGATTACCGCTGTGGACCACTATAAGACCCATATCGAAGGTCCCGCGAAAAAGTTTATCGCGTTAAACCTGATTGTAACCCCTGAATATTTGAAGAATGTTCTCACCGCCCACCCTGATGTCGTGATCTATGCCTTAAGGCTTGACCGAGGACTGTCTTCTGCGGCAGTTTTAGAGGCTATTCCTGGGGAATTTTGGGATCAAGAGCGCGGCCTGAACGATAAACAATACATCGTGCCTGGCGGCGGCGGCTTTGGCGAGATCATGAACAACTCTTTTGTGTAG
- the hpt gene encoding hypoxanthine phosphoribosyltransferase → MTNLSLKPYITEEQIQAKVKELGETLSKKFKNEKVVAVCVLKGSFMFYSDLIRNINADITCEFFGVASYHGGTSSSGEVKVTLDLASPVENCHVILVEDIIDTGLTMNYLKNAILSRKPKSLTTVSLLEKPDALKVKCEIDHVGFKIPNDFVVGYGLDYQGYYRNLPYIAQVQNFQ, encoded by the coding sequence ATGACAAACCTTTCACTGAAACCTTACATCACTGAAGAACAAATTCAGGCAAAAGTAAAAGAGTTGGGCGAGACTCTTTCTAAGAAATTTAAAAATGAAAAAGTTGTCGCAGTCTGCGTTTTGAAGGGTTCTTTCATGTTCTACTCTGACTTGATCCGCAACATCAATGCAGACATCACTTGTGAATTCTTTGGCGTGGCTTCGTACCATGGTGGAACTTCTTCTTCTGGTGAAGTGAAAGTAACATTGGACTTGGCAAGCCCGGTTGAAAACTGCCACGTGATTCTGGTTGAAGACATCATCGATACGGGTCTGACGATGAACTACTTGAAAAACGCGATCCTATCACGCAAACCAAAAAGCCTGACAACAGTATCACTTTTAGAAAAGCCGGATGCTTTAAAAGTAAAATGTGAAATCGATCATGTTGGCTTCAAGATTCCAAACGATTTCGTTGTTGGTTACGGCTTGGATTACCAAGGTTACTACCGCAACCTTCCTTACATTGCGCAAGTTCAAAACTTCCAGTAA
- a CDS encoding paraquat-inducible protein A translates to MAPFFILLIRKAPFASQQPFPLKHDHSKAQAKIIFMVEAGAPTRYLVCEVCGYHMPVPVHVRATIICDRCGSRNTRLNPKSTKLTAAFSFTALILYLPANFFPFMTLEIYGNRTTSTIWSGIVQLSDTGYWPIAIIVFLASILIPLMKLIVLFYLAATAKNNQNPRFKTTLYHIVEAIGRWSMLDIFLLAVLVAVMKLGNLAEVRPEAGSIMFLLVVIFTMLASAYFDPQMLWERESDD, encoded by the coding sequence TTGGCTCCCTTTTTTATTTTGTTAATTCGCAAAGCCCCGTTTGCATCTCAACAACCCTTCCCCTTGAAACATGACCACTCAAAGGCTCAGGCTAAAATCATCTTCATGGTTGAAGCAGGCGCCCCGACACGGTATCTAGTTTGTGAAGTTTGTGGCTATCATATGCCAGTGCCTGTGCATGTGCGCGCGACGATTATCTGCGATCGCTGTGGCAGTCGTAATACGCGACTGAATCCTAAATCCACAAAGCTGACGGCGGCTTTTTCCTTTACGGCCTTGATTCTTTATCTTCCCGCTAACTTCTTTCCATTTATGACTTTGGAAATCTATGGAAATCGTACGACATCGACAATTTGGAGCGGGATCGTTCAGCTTTCGGATACGGGATATTGGCCCATCGCCATCATCGTTTTTTTAGCAAGTATTTTGATTCCGCTCATGAAACTGATCGTTCTGTTTTACTTGGCCGCCACCGCCAAAAACAATCAGAATCCGCGTTTTAAAACCACTCTTTATCACATCGTAGAAGCCATCGGACGGTGGTCGATGTTGGATATTTTCTTATTGGCAGTTTTAGTGGCCGTCATGAAATTAGGAAATCTTGCAGAGGTTCGTCCTGAAGCAGGTTCCATCATGTTTTTACTTGTCGTGATATTTACAATGCTCGCCTCGGCGTATTTTGATCCACAAATGTTATGGGAAAGAGAAAGTGATGACTGA
- a CDS encoding MlaD family protein: protein MTETATEQKVKALKAGWYIWLFPAFAIAISAWLFWDYWQQRGPHIKISFEDGSQIQPGKTQIRYRGVTIGDVQKVTISENKKDVIAHAVLQKHAEEFAVAGTRFWLVTPKVSLQGVSGLETLIEGAYISVDPGKIGGELKTEFKGKEGGESKDPLEDTSTYQLETSDLGSVSSGDSVTFRGMKIGTVTKETLSKTGQTVLLQINILNRYVRVVRTNTVFWRSSGISAKLGLFKSELKIDALDTVLRGGIELATPSPAGEIAKAQTKFPLQADPPKEFEKWNTVLE, encoded by the coding sequence ATGACTGAAACAGCCACCGAACAAAAAGTGAAAGCCCTGAAAGCCGGATGGTATATCTGGCTTTTCCCCGCGTTTGCGATTGCCATTTCCGCTTGGCTTTTTTGGGACTATTGGCAACAAAGAGGTCCGCATATCAAAATATCTTTCGAGGACGGATCTCAAATCCAGCCAGGGAAAACACAGATTCGCTATCGTGGGGTGACTATTGGTGACGTACAAAAGGTCACTATTTCCGAAAACAAAAAAGATGTGATCGCCCACGCTGTCTTACAAAAACACGCCGAAGAATTTGCCGTTGCGGGAACGCGCTTCTGGCTGGTGACTCCGAAGGTCAGCTTGCAAGGTGTTTCCGGATTAGAAACTTTGATCGAAGGCGCCTACATTTCTGTCGATCCTGGAAAAATCGGTGGAGAACTAAAAACAGAATTTAAAGGTAAAGAAGGAGGCGAGTCCAAAGATCCACTTGAAGACACCAGCACTTATCAATTGGAAACAAGTGACTTAGGATCCGTCAGCTCTGGAGATTCTGTGACCTTCAGAGGAATGAAAATCGGCACCGTAACCAAAGAAACTTTGTCTAAAACAGGTCAAACCGTTCTTTTGCAAATCAATATTTTAAATCGTTACGTCCGAGTTGTCAGAACGAACACTGTTTTCTGGCGCTCTTCAGGTATTAGCGCGAAGTTGGGTTTATTTAAATCCGAATTAAAAATTGACGCTCTTGATACCGTTCTTCGCGGAGGCATCGAACTTGCGACCCCCTCCCCGGCGGGAGAAATTGCGAAGGCTCAGACGAAATTTCCATTACAGGCCGATCCGCCTAAAGAATTTGAAAAATGGAACACGGTTTTAGAATAA
- a CDS encoding pirin family protein produces MMYLRKSEDRGYAEFGGWLKSRHSFSFSEYYDPQFMGFRDIRVINQDWIAKSAGFPAHPHKDMEIITYVLKGKVAHKDSLGNVGEIKAGEIQTMHAGTGIRHSEYNPSDSEELQLFQIWILPDVVGAKPGYTQQSFTREQKLNQLKLLVSKDGRGDSQKINQDVDLYAAIFEPGVEQQVSLRPGRGAYVQLAEGELVVNGTILKSGDALAIENETMLNIKANKETEFLFFDLR; encoded by the coding sequence ATGATGTATTTACGTAAATCCGAAGACAGAGGCTATGCAGAATTTGGCGGTTGGCTGAAATCACGCCATTCCTTTTCATTTAGCGAGTATTACGATCCTCAATTTATGGGTTTTCGGGACATTCGCGTGATCAATCAAGATTGGATCGCGAAATCGGCGGGCTTTCCAGCCCATCCGCATAAAGATATGGAGATCATCACCTATGTCCTCAAAGGAAAGGTGGCACATAAAGACAGCCTAGGAAATGTCGGAGAAATCAAAGCCGGCGAAATTCAAACCATGCACGCGGGCACGGGCATTCGTCATAGTGAATACAATCCTTCAGACAGTGAAGAGCTTCAGCTTTTTCAAATTTGGATTTTACCTGATGTCGTCGGGGCCAAGCCCGGTTACACGCAACAGTCCTTTACGCGCGAACAAAAACTAAATCAGTTGAAGCTTTTGGTTTCGAAAGATGGGCGTGGGGATAGTCAGAAAATAAATCAAGATGTGGATCTTTATGCCGCGATCTTTGAACCTGGAGTGGAACAACAGGTCTCTCTTCGTCCCGGCCGTGGTGCTTATGTGCAATTGGCGGAAGGGGAGCTTGTCGTCAACGGGACGATTTTAAAATCGGGGGACGCTTTGGCGATCGAAAATGAAACGATGTTGAATATTAAAGCTAATAAAGAAACGGAATTTTTGTTCTTTGATCTTCGTTAA
- a CDS encoding thymidylate synthase produces the protein MKQYHDLIKFVLENGTKKEDRTGTGTISTFGYQMRYNLAEGFPLLTTKKLHTRSIFHELLWFLKGETNIKYLHDNKVTIWDEWADENGNLGPVYGKQWRSWETADGRTIDQITNVVEQIKKNPNSRRLLVVAFNPGDVDKMALPPCHAFFQFYVADGKLSCQLYQRSADIFLGVPFNIASYALLTHMIAQVCGLGVGDFVHTLGDAHLYTNHLEQAQLQLTRDFRPLPQLKLNPEVKDLFAFTYEDIEIVGYDPHPAIKAPVAV, from the coding sequence ATGAAGCAGTACCACGATCTTATTAAATTCGTTCTTGAAAATGGCACTAAAAAAGAAGACCGCACAGGGACCGGAACTATTTCTACTTTTGGTTATCAAATGCGCTACAACCTTGCAGAAGGTTTTCCTCTTTTAACAACGAAGAAGTTGCACACGCGCTCGATCTTTCATGAGCTTTTGTGGTTCCTTAAAGGTGAAACCAACATCAAGTATCTTCACGATAACAAAGTGACGATCTGGGACGAGTGGGCTGACGAAAACGGCAACTTGGGACCGGTGTATGGAAAACAATGGCGTTCGTGGGAAACCGCAGACGGTCGCACCATTGACCAAATCACAAACGTGGTTGAGCAAATCAAAAAAAATCCGAACTCTCGCCGCTTGTTGGTGGTGGCTTTCAATCCAGGTGACGTAGATAAAATGGCTTTGCCACCTTGCCACGCGTTCTTTCAATTCTATGTCGCTGACGGAAAACTTTCTTGTCAGCTGTATCAACGAAGTGCCGATATTTTCTTGGGCGTTCCGTTCAATATCGCGAGCTACGCTTTACTGACTCATATGATCGCGCAAGTTTGCGGTTTGGGCGTCGGTGATTTTGTTCACACATTGGGAGATGCTCATCTTTACACGAATCACTTAGAGCAAGCGCAGTTGCAGCTGACTCGTGATTTCCGTCCTCTGCCCCAATTGAAGTTGAACCCAGAAGTGAAAGATCTTTTTGCTTTCACATACGAAGACATTGAAATTGTCGGTTACGATCCACATCCCGCAATCAAAGCGCCGGTGGCCGTATGA
- a CDS encoding dihydrofolate reductase, translated as MILTHIVACSKNHVIGTQGGLPWDLPEDMKFFRDTTKGHIMIMGRKTFDSFNGRALPNRYHIVITRDPSKQSFPSTESSPVVFVSSIEEAVAHAKPLTAKWGDEVFIIGGGEIYKQSMPITNKVYLTLIHQEFPGDTYYPQIDENVFTLSARRDVEVPIPFSFLTYIRK; from the coding sequence ATGATTTTAACCCATATTGTGGCTTGTTCGAAAAATCATGTGATCGGAACTCAAGGGGGGCTGCCCTGGGATCTTCCCGAGGACATGAAATTTTTCCGCGACACAACCAAGGGTCACATCATGATCATGGGCAGAAAGACCTTTGATTCTTTCAATGGCCGAGCTCTTCCCAATCGCTATCACATCGTGATCACCCGCGATCCGTCGAAACAAAGCTTCCCTTCGACAGAATCCAGTCCGGTGGTTTTTGTCTCTTCGATTGAAGAGGCCGTAGCGCACGCCAAACCACTGACAGCAAAATGGGGCGATGAAGTTTTCATTATCGGCGGCGGAGAAATCTACAAACAATCCATGCCGATCACGAACAAAGTCTATCTAACCCTTATCCATCAAGAGTTTCCGGGCGACACCTATTACCCGCAAATTGACGAAAATGTTTTCACACTGAGTGCACGTCGTGATGTGGAAGTGCCAATTCCATTTTCGTTTCTAACTTACATTCGCAAGTAG
- a CDS encoding PilZ domain-containing protein — MKTSKRFATKETAKIEVYGHIGILVASLKNLSETGAFLEVSQGDYVPQKGDLLNMTVQLDSLRRTHNVAAEVVWSKGLGLGICFINKEQVLERMMAKAVGF; from the coding sequence ATGAAAACGTCCAAACGCTTTGCCACTAAAGAAACTGCGAAGATCGAAGTTTACGGGCATATTGGAATTCTGGTTGCGAGTCTAAAAAATCTTTCCGAAACCGGCGCCTTTCTAGAAGTTTCCCAAGGTGATTACGTCCCGCAAAAAGGAGATCTTCTGAATATGACTGTCCAGCTGGACAGTCTTCGTCGTACGCACAACGTGGCCGCCGAAGTGGTTTGGAGCAAAGGTTTGGGGCTTGGCATTTGTTTTATTAACAAAGAACAAGTTCTGGAAAGAATGATGGCCAAAGCCGTTGGCTTCTAA
- the murB gene encoding UDP-N-acetylmuramate dehydrogenase → MQIRTKVDLSSFNTLQLRSQAEHYAELRSPSDLHAVQDDASLKKLTWNILGGGSNLVLPSSIPGLVLKVANQGKELVADDKDFWFVKVQAGEVWNDFVQWTLQQGFWGLENLSLIPGTAGAAPIQNIGAYGVEIKDTLWEVTCLDLKSGETKVLSNKECQFAYRDSFFKQEGAGRYLVWDVTFRLPKKNVLHLEYGDIRKELERQQLAADPRTIANAVIHIRQTKLPDPRVIGNAGSFFKNPIVSKEMRDSILMRHTDLVSYPYLETNFKLAAGWLIDRAGWKGKKLGPVGMFEKQALVLVNHGGASADDVWKLANQVSLDVKNMFGVEIEPEPIRW, encoded by the coding sequence ATGCAGATCCGCACAAAAGTTGACTTAAGCTCATTTAACACACTTCAATTACGTTCCCAGGCAGAACACTATGCGGAGCTTCGTTCACCGTCTGATTTGCATGCCGTTCAAGATGACGCCTCTTTAAAAAAACTGACTTGGAACATTTTGGGCGGCGGTAGCAACCTGGTTCTTCCTTCATCCATTCCCGGTCTGGTTTTGAAAGTTGCTAATCAAGGTAAAGAACTTGTCGCTGACGACAAAGACTTTTGGTTCGTCAAAGTTCAAGCGGGCGAAGTTTGGAATGACTTTGTTCAATGGACTTTGCAGCAAGGCTTTTGGGGTTTAGAAAATCTGTCTTTGATTCCCGGCACTGCCGGTGCGGCCCCTATTCAGAATATCGGCGCCTATGGCGTGGAGATCAAAGACACTCTTTGGGAAGTCACTTGTCTGGATTTAAAATCCGGAGAAACCAAAGTTCTTTCAAATAAAGAATGCCAATTTGCTTATCGCGATAGCTTCTTCAAACAAGAAGGCGCAGGTCGTTATCTAGTTTGGGATGTCACCTTCCGTTTACCTAAGAAAAATGTTTTGCATCTGGAATACGGAGACATCCGCAAAGAACTTGAACGCCAGCAATTAGCAGCGGATCCTCGCACCATTGCAAATGCCGTGATTCATATTCGCCAAACGAAGCTTCCCGATCCCCGTGTTATTGGTAATGCCGGCAGCTTTTTTAAGAACCCGATTGTTTCTAAAGAAATGCGCGATTCTATTTTAATGAGGCACACCGATTTGGTGAGCTATCCGTATTTAGAAACGAATTTCAAACTTGCGGCTGGATGGTTGATTGACCGTGCTGGTTGGAAGGGTAAGAAACTGGGACCGGTTGGCATGTTTGAAAAGCAGGCCCTGGTACTTGTAAATCACGGCGGGGCCTCTGCGGATGACGTGTGGAAGCTTGCCAACCAGGTCAGCTTGGATGTGAAAAACATGTTCGGTGTTGAAATCGAGCCGGAACCGATTCGCTGGTAA
- a CDS encoding M14 family metallopeptidase — protein MKITKVLVAAAFIAVGFLPFQNAYTVDSTQYWMKVRAKDKFERSLIANTGLAIETTREDFVVGVGSLEEKNAIERLGLLEVSFPLTDAMDFPTKDAAFHNYAEMTEKLRTLVTNHSSIAQMSSIGKSVEGRDIWAIRISGNLAQADSLPAAVFMGGHHAREHLSIELPIYYVEYLLTEYAKGNPRVQRLVNSRDIHFIPMVNPDGAEYDISTGSYKSWRKNRTRNNNGTYGVDLNRNYAYGWGGEGASTSPNSETYRGPHAFSEPETQAIKKYVDTHENITILLSFHTYSQLILYPWGHVYESIANAQDKQVHETMAKKMAEWNGYTPQQSSELYIASGDTTDWSYAEHKIISFTFELDPGNSGWGSGGFYPGAGVIPEVQRKNLEPVLYLIEYSDNPYRVLGSGNGPIFKP, from the coding sequence ATGAAAATCACCAAGGTGCTCGTTGCGGCCGCTTTTATCGCCGTGGGCTTTTTGCCTTTTCAAAATGCATACACTGTCGATTCCACTCAATATTGGATGAAAGTTCGCGCCAAAGATAAGTTCGAAAGATCTTTGATCGCGAATACAGGTCTTGCCATTGAAACCACGCGCGAAGATTTCGTCGTCGGTGTTGGAAGCCTGGAAGAAAAAAACGCGATTGAGCGTTTGGGTCTTTTAGAAGTCAGCTTCCCGCTAACGGACGCGATGGATTTCCCGACGAAAGATGCCGCTTTTCATAACTACGCGGAGATGACAGAAAAACTTCGCACTCTGGTTACGAACCACAGCTCGATTGCGCAAATGAGTTCCATTGGAAAATCTGTAGAAGGTCGCGATATCTGGGCGATTCGCATTTCTGGAAATCTGGCGCAAGCGGACTCCTTACCTGCCGCCGTGTTCATGGGTGGACATCATGCGCGCGAACATCTGTCGATCGAACTTCCGATTTACTATGTGGAATATCTTTTAACGGAGTATGCGAAAGGCAATCCACGCGTTCAACGTTTGGTGAACAGCCGTGATATTCACTTTATTCCGATGGTGAATCCCGATGGCGCGGAATACGATATTTCGACAGGAAGTTATAAATCCTGGAGAAAAAATCGCACACGCAATAACAACGGCACTTATGGTGTCGATCTCAATCGCAACTACGCGTATGGCTGGGGCGGCGAAGGCGCCAGCACAAGTCCTAACAGTGAAACTTACCGCGGCCCGCACGCTTTCAGTGAACCTGAAACTCAGGCCATCAAGAAGTACGTCGACACGCACGAAAATATCACGATTCTTCTTTCGTTCCACACGTACTCACAGTTGATCTTGTATCCGTGGGGTCATGTTTATGAAAGCATCGCCAATGCCCAGGACAAACAAGTCCATGAAACCATGGCAAAAAAGATGGCCGAGTGGAATGGCTACACTCCCCAGCAGTCTTCCGAACTTTACATCGCCAGCGGGGATACAACGGATTGGTCTTATGCAGAACACAAGATCATCTCTTTCACTTTCGAATTAGATCCAGGAAACAGTGGCTGGGGCTCTGGCGGTTTTTACCCTGGAGCGGGCGTGATTCCGGAAGTGCAAAGAAAGAACTTAGAACCGGTTCTGTATTTGATTGAATACTCTGACAATCCTTACCGTGTTTTAGGATCTGGAAACGGTCCGATCTTTAAGCCTTAA